In Rutidosis leptorrhynchoides isolate AG116_Rl617_1_P2 chromosome 2, CSIRO_AGI_Rlap_v1, whole genome shotgun sequence, one genomic interval encodes:
- the LOC139892143 gene encoding uncharacterized protein isoform X2 produces MDQGSVPTIRKRIRVSWKDVNVEKTFLEACLQEIAHSGREGGGLKALSWKKVGQVLKETHKVDVDRKQMANHLSYLKGKYQAWLKLKNKTGNVYDSSTNTFNLTEEEWEIECKANKYCESLRTTQLLYPTLCAQLFDGVVATGIQSYGPHSTAPMPEVQVVDPVEVEQVEEEGVQQMTSSSCSQVKKRKRNGKEHVSAIEAQISSVLSLMAAKYAKPDQPTTDDFCCMMQQLPYLVKITRHIGQSG; encoded by the exons ATGGACCAAGGAAGTGTGCCAACAATTCGAAAAAGAATTAGAGTTAGTTGGAAGGATGTAAACGTGGAAAAAACATTTCTTGAAGCTTGTCTTCAAGAAATTGCACATAGCGGGCGAGAAGGAGGTGGCTTGAAGGCACTTTCATGGAAGAAAGTTGGTCAAGTCCTAAAAGAAACACATAAAGTTGATGTTGATCGTAAACAAATGGCAAATCATTTAAGCTACTTGAAGGGAAAATATCAAGCGTGGTTAAAATTGAAAAACAAAACTGGAAATGTTTACGATTCATCCACTAATACATTTAACTTGACTGAGGAAGAATGGGAGATAGAGTGCAAG GCAAACAAATATTGTGAGTCACTAAGAACTACTCAACTATTATATCCAACTCTTTGCGCGCAACTTTTTGATGGTGTGGTTGCAACCGGTATACAAAGTTATGGACCACATTCAACTGCTCCTATGCCAGAAGTGCAAGTTGTCGATCCCGTGGAAGTTGAACAAGTTGAAGAGGAAGGTGTACAACAAATGACAAGTTCGTCTTGTTCTCAAGTTAAGAAAAGGAAAAGAAACGGCAAGGAACATGTGTCTGCCATTGAAGCGCAAATTTCGAGTGTTCTCTCTTTGATGGCTGCAAAATATGCTAAACCCGATCAACCTACCACTGATGATT TTTGTTGTATGATGCAACAGTTGCCATATTTAGTGAAGATAACCCGGCATATAGGACAATCTGGATGA
- the LOC139892143 gene encoding uncharacterized protein isoform X1: MDQGSVPTIRKRIRVSWKDVNVEKTFLEACLQEIAHSGREGGGLKALSWKKVGQVLKETHKVDVDRKQMANHLSYLKGKYQAWLKLKNKTGNVYDSSTNTFNLTEEEWEIECKANKYCESLRTTQLLYPTLCAQLFDGVVATGIQSYGPHSTAPMPEVQVVDPVEVEQVEEEGVQQMTSSSCSQVKKRKRNGKEHVSAIEAQISSVLSLMAAKYAKPDQPTTDDCLAKLDELGWENDSLLYDATVAIFSEDNPAYRTIWMKLKAERCENWVKNLARTKGLPL, encoded by the exons ATGGACCAAGGAAGTGTGCCAACAATTCGAAAAAGAATTAGAGTTAGTTGGAAGGATGTAAACGTGGAAAAAACATTTCTTGAAGCTTGTCTTCAAGAAATTGCACATAGCGGGCGAGAAGGAGGTGGCTTGAAGGCACTTTCATGGAAGAAAGTTGGTCAAGTCCTAAAAGAAACACATAAAGTTGATGTTGATCGTAAACAAATGGCAAATCATTTAAGCTACTTGAAGGGAAAATATCAAGCGTGGTTAAAATTGAAAAACAAAACTGGAAATGTTTACGATTCATCCACTAATACATTTAACTTGACTGAGGAAGAATGGGAGATAGAGTGCAAG GCAAACAAATATTGTGAGTCACTAAGAACTACTCAACTATTATATCCAACTCTTTGCGCGCAACTTTTTGATGGTGTGGTTGCAACCGGTATACAAAGTTATGGACCACATTCAACTGCTCCTATGCCAGAAGTGCAAGTTGTCGATCCCGTGGAAGTTGAACAAGTTGAAGAGGAAGGTGTACAACAAATGACAAGTTCGTCTTGTTCTCAAGTTAAGAAAAGGAAAAGAAACGGCAAGGAACATGTGTCTGCCATTGAAGCGCAAATTTCGAGTGTTCTCTCTTTGATGGCTGCAAAATATGCTAAACCCGATCAACCTACCACTGATGATTGTTTAGCTAAACTTGATGAGCTAGGCTGGGAAAACGATAGTTTGTTGTATGATGCAACAGTTGCCATATTTAGTGAAGATAACCCGGCATATAGGACAATCTGGATGAAGCTGAAAGCGGAAAGGTGCGAGAATTGGGTGAAGAATCTTGCACGTACTAAAGGCCTGCCGTTGTAA